One stretch of Gemmatimonadota bacterium DNA includes these proteins:
- a CDS encoding DNA-3-methyladenine glycosylase 2 family protein — protein sequence MRALCKNDRTLGQLIKQAGPITLDLPKRLNPFDALLRSIIYQQLSGKAAAAIHKRVRVLFSGGNINPNQVLAMDDQVLRNAGMSRAKVVAVNDLAQKTIDGLIPPGSRLREMSDADIVENLTQVRGIGEWTVQMFLMFQLGRPDVLPTKDLGVRKGFMLTYGLDELPAEKDMMVYCERWRPYRSVGSWYMWRALEL from the coding sequence ATGCGCGCATTGTGCAAAAATGATCGCACACTCGGTCAATTAATCAAGCAGGCAGGACCAATAACCCTTGATTTGCCAAAACGATTAAACCCTTTTGATGCGCTTTTGCGGTCGATTATCTATCAACAACTCTCAGGAAAAGCGGCTGCCGCCATTCACAAACGGGTGCGCGTCCTGTTTTCTGGGGGAAATATCAACCCAAATCAAGTACTTGCGATGGATGACCAGGTGCTTCGCAATGCGGGAATGTCCCGGGCAAAAGTGGTCGCGGTAAATGATCTGGCGCAAAAAACCATAGATGGCCTGATTCCCCCGGGTTCACGCCTTCGGGAAATGTCGGATGCCGATATTGTAGAAAATCTCACACAAGTGCGCGGCATTGGAGAGTGGACTGTTCAAATGTTTCTGATGTTCCAACTCGGCAGGCCCGATGTGCTCCCGACAAAAGATTTGGGGGTGCGCAAGGGATTTATGCTCACTTATGGATTGGACGAGTTGCCAGCAGAAAAAGATATGATGGTCTATTGTGAGCGGTGGCGACCTTATCGCTCGGTGGGAAGCTGGTACATGTGGCGGGCACTTGAATTGTGA
- a CDS encoding sulfatase encodes MPNLIVLLSDQLRRQALGIHGDPDARTPHLDAFAQQGVRFDNACSTYPICVPFRFTLMTGEYAHVRKIPGIEYAMSTEERTLADEFNEAGYETIYVGKWHLDGGHGRLGSAVQVNRTRIPRSRQGRWQKWYGFELRNDPFDTCYFEDDDPTPKKIEEYQTDGLFQIGMDYIKDRVDDRPFCMVISVEPPHDPFVAPEDVQSAWEARDIVLPENFDVADPTQREAFILSRKRYNAMVENLDANVGKMMVFLKAEGLLDDTVVVFLSDHGELAGAHGLRAKQWPYEESVGIPLMVWDSRVRERAGTVINDPTCTEDLFPTLLGLVGLTPKNEVPGTNLTPLIHGDVDALDREGVLLEFVAELRERPPFFDEVWRGFRTRDYKYTVKGNNMGGRPWQFFDLKNDPGEMNNLVDDPNYRDLVVHHHRLLCERMIETEDHFVLLPAFDSEGVNVWEE; translated from the coding sequence ATGCCAAACCTGATCGTTTTATTGAGTGACCAGTTGCGCCGACAGGCTCTTGGAATTCACGGTGACCCGGATGCACGCACACCGCACCTGGACGCCTTTGCACAACAGGGTGTTCGATTTGACAATGCGTGTTCCACGTATCCGATCTGTGTGCCTTTTCGATTTACACTTATGACCGGCGAATATGCCCATGTCCGCAAAATACCGGGTATTGAATACGCAATGTCCACGGAAGAGCGCACGCTGGCAGATGAGTTTAATGAGGCGGGGTATGAAACCATTTATGTGGGCAAATGGCATCTCGATGGCGGGCACGGGCGGTTGGGATCTGCTGTGCAGGTCAACCGCACGCGGATACCGCGTTCTCGGCAGGGTCGCTGGCAAAAGTGGTACGGGTTTGAGCTGCGCAATGATCCCTTTGATACCTGTTATTTTGAGGACGACGATCCCACGCCGAAAAAAATTGAAGAGTATCAGACCGATGGCTTGTTTCAAATTGGTATGGATTATATAAAAGACCGCGTGGATGACCGTCCCTTCTGCATGGTCATTTCTGTGGAACCACCTCACGATCCTTTTGTGGCTCCCGAAGATGTGCAATCCGCATGGGAAGCGAGAGATATTGTATTACCCGAAAACTTTGATGTGGCGGATCCCACACAGCGCGAAGCGTTTATTCTCAGTCGCAAGCGCTACAATGCTATGGTTGAGAATCTGGATGCCAATGTCGGAAAGATGATGGTTTTTCTCAAGGCGGAAGGATTATTGGATGATACAGTCGTGGTCTTTTTATCTGACCACGGCGAATTGGCGGGCGCACACGGCCTGCGCGCCAAGCAATGGCCCTATGAAGAGTCTGTGGGGATTCCACTCATGGTGTGGGATTCCCGTGTGAGAGAACGCGCGGGAACGGTGATCAATGACCCGACATGCACCGAGGATTTGTTTCCAACACTGCTTGGATTGGTGGGGTTAACCCCAAAAAATGAGGTGCCGGGGACGAACTTGACACCGCTCATTCACGGGGATGTAGATGCGCTTGATCGCGAGGGTGTTTTGCTCGAATTTGTTGCGGAATTGCGGGAACGACCACCATTTTTTGATGAAGTTTGGCGGGGATTTCGGACCCGGGATTACAAATATACCGTGAAGGGCAACAATATGGGCGGCAGACCCTGGCAATTTTTTGATCTGAAAAACGATCCCGGGGAAATGAATAATCTGGTAGATGACCCCAATTACCGCGACCTGGTTGTCCACCATCATCGCTTGTTGTGCGAGCGCATGATTGAGACAGAGGATCACTTTGTCCTGCTTCCGGCGTTTGACAGTGAGGGTGTAAACGTCTGGGAAGAGTAA
- a CDS encoding exo-alpha-sialidase produces MKHVTVYRETGRFAGWPANYGVWSWGDEIALGFTLGYTDPQGGFHARDKDSPFVNMQARSVDGGETWNVTPMPCKTPGNRGLSADEHMNEGLRVGEVLDGEHGPTDCPGNVDFSHPDFALMCARTGLGPGVCSFWYYSQDRCQSWNGPFWLPMWGQTGIAARTDYLIDSADRCTLFLTANKRNGLEGRVFAARSYDGGRKFGFLSWLSEEPAGFQIMPASLRLRNGHILVAVRCTERGEFTASKHWIDTYLSEDDGLTWTHVGQPVPASGQGGNPPTLTHLKDGRVVLTYGYRATPYGIRARISDTTGTNWSEEIVLREDGGNADIGYPRTVLRPDGVLVTAYYYNDTPEGERYIGATIWKP; encoded by the coding sequence ATGAAACACGTAACCGTGTACCGGGAAACGGGGCGTTTTGCGGGTTGGCCTGCAAATTACGGGGTGTGGTCGTGGGGTGACGAGATCGCACTGGGATTTACGCTGGGATATACAGATCCCCAGGGCGGTTTTCACGCGCGAGACAAAGACAGTCCATTTGTAAACATGCAAGCGCGAAGTGTGGATGGCGGCGAAACCTGGAACGTGACACCCATGCCGTGCAAAACCCCGGGAAATCGCGGATTGTCAGCCGATGAACACATGAATGAAGGATTGCGCGTAGGCGAAGTTCTGGACGGAGAACACGGGCCGACGGATTGTCCGGGCAATGTGGATTTTTCGCATCCCGACTTCGCATTGATGTGTGCCAGGACGGGCCTGGGTCCAGGGGTCTGTTCCTTCTGGTACTATTCACAGGACCGATGTCAGTCGTGGAACGGGCCTTTCTGGCTCCCAATGTGGGGGCAAACCGGGATCGCTGCGCGAACGGATTATCTGATAGATAGCGCGGATCGGTGTACGCTATTTCTAACGGCGAATAAGCGCAATGGGCTGGAAGGCCGCGTATTTGCTGCGCGGTCTTATGATGGCGGGCGCAAATTTGGATTTCTATCGTGGCTGAGTGAAGAGCCTGCGGGTTTTCAGATCATGCCCGCAAGTTTGCGTCTCCGTAATGGGCATATTCTTGTCGCCGTGCGCTGCACGGAACGCGGAGAATTTACAGCGTCTAAACACTGGATCGATACGTATTTATCCGAAGATGATGGGCTGACCTGGACACATGTCGGCCAGCCTGTACCGGCTTCTGGCCAGGGGGGGAACCCGCCGACGTTGACGCATCTGAAGGATGGACGGGTCGTTCTAACTTACGGTTATCGCGCAACACCTTATGGTATTCGCGCGAGGATCAGTGATACGACCGGAACCAATTGGAGCGAGGAAATTGTACTGCGCGAAGATGGCGGCAATGCGGATATCGGGTATCCGCGCACTGTTCTGAGACCCGATGGCGTACTCGTAACAGCCTATTATTACAATGATACGCCCGAAGGCGAACGCTATATCGGCGCGACCATCTGGAAACCCTGA
- a CDS encoding Gfo/Idh/MocA family oxidoreductase, translating into MANFKAGVIGCGGRGKAHARGWTASDDVAIIACADPFEAPRSAYMAEFGVENGYEDYRDMLEKEDLDFVSVCTWTGLHHDMIVDAAGSGIQAIHAEKPMAPTWGEAKSLYQACVDNDVVITFCHQRRFAGQFIKAKEIAKSGAIGEVRRFEGNCPNMFDWGTHWFDMFFFYNDDEPAEWVIGQIDAEGGREVFGTPVEGSGISWIRYQNGREGLLVTGVTRMQGVANRLVGSEGFIEIGGRDARPLRVVSGTQEVDVDLSGMVSQRDATTVAVLDLVDAVKNGREPELSGRKALQATELIFATYESSRRRGRVELPLNVDDSALLSMLEDGTVKL; encoded by the coding sequence ATGGCAAATTTTAAAGCTGGTGTTATCGGTTGTGGGGGTCGTGGAAAAGCGCATGCACGCGGGTGGACCGCATCAGACGACGTAGCGATCATAGCGTGTGCCGATCCGTTTGAGGCACCGCGTTCGGCGTACATGGCGGAATTTGGTGTTGAAAACGGCTACGAAGACTACCGCGACATGCTGGAAAAGGAAGACCTGGACTTTGTCAGCGTGTGTACCTGGACCGGATTGCATCACGACATGATTGTAGATGCGGCGGGCAGTGGGATTCAGGCGATTCACGCAGAAAAGCCCATGGCACCGACCTGGGGAGAAGCAAAATCGTTATATCAGGCCTGCGTGGATAACGACGTGGTCATCACATTTTGTCATCAGAGGCGGTTTGCCGGGCAATTTATAAAGGCAAAGGAGATTGCAAAATCTGGTGCCATTGGCGAAGTGCGGCGTTTTGAGGGCAATTGCCCGAACATGTTCGACTGGGGCACGCACTGGTTCGATATGTTCTTCTTTTACAATGACGATGAACCCGCCGAGTGGGTAATCGGGCAAATCGACGCAGAAGGTGGGCGCGAGGTGTTTGGGACCCCCGTGGAAGGCAGCGGAATTTCGTGGATTCGGTATCAAAATGGCCGCGAGGGGTTGTTGGTAACAGGTGTAACCAGGATGCAGGGCGTTGCGAATCGGTTGGTCGGGAGCGAAGGGTTCATTGAAATTGGGGGCCGCGATGCTCGCCCACTCCGCGTTGTATCGGGCACCCAGGAGGTGGATGTGGATCTCAGCGGCATGGTGAGTCAGCGCGATGCGACAACCGTTGCTGTGCTGGACCTCGTCGATGCCGTGAAAAATGGACGCGAACCCGAACTTTCGGGGCGCAAAGCACTGCAAGCAACAGAATTGATTTTTGCAACTTATGAATCGAGTCGTCGTCGAGGCAGAGTTGAATTACCTCTAAACGTGGATGATTCGGCACTGTTGAGCATGCTGGAAGATGGTACGGTTAAATTATGA
- a CDS encoding D-2-hydroxyacid dehydrogenase — protein MAIKMVLQRALEDEYMQQIHDLGVETVVVKSEEDILSEIGDADAYFGGMTPQILKAAKKLRWVQATSAGLDGYYFPELRKSDLTVTNIRGIYSDVIADHVFSMVMAFARGLHHYIRNQSQSKWEKGVPVIHLAGTTLGVVGLGGIGLAVAERGPVFGMRVVGMDPAPKGKPDFIARIYAPDELSDMVAESDFVVICVPHTAQTEGLFDADMFRAMKNTGILINIGRGKVVQLHALTSALQSGQIGGAGLDVYEEEPLPQDHALWSMENVILTPHVAGASPEIDKRRKALIVENVRRFCAGEPLLNVVDNQRGYVVDATSIWKT, from the coding sequence ATGGCGATAAAAATGGTATTGCAGCGGGCGTTGGAAGATGAATACATGCAGCAGATCCACGACCTGGGTGTGGAAACAGTCGTGGTGAAGTCCGAAGAAGACATCCTGTCGGAAATTGGTGATGCAGATGCGTATTTTGGAGGAATGACGCCGCAGATTTTGAAAGCAGCTAAAAAACTGCGGTGGGTACAGGCGACGAGTGCCGGGCTGGATGGCTATTACTTTCCAGAACTGCGAAAAAGCGATTTGACAGTGACGAATATCCGTGGGATATACAGCGATGTAATCGCCGATCATGTATTTTCAATGGTCATGGCATTTGCGCGCGGATTGCATCACTATATTCGCAATCAGTCCCAGAGCAAATGGGAAAAAGGCGTGCCGGTCATCCACCTTGCGGGAACGACATTGGGCGTCGTCGGTTTGGGAGGCATTGGTCTGGCTGTTGCCGAACGAGGCCCGGTATTTGGCATGCGCGTGGTGGGAATGGATCCAGCCCCAAAGGGAAAACCCGATTTTATCGCGCGTATTTATGCCCCAGATGAACTTTCGGATATGGTCGCGGAGTCCGATTTTGTGGTAATTTGCGTACCGCATACAGCACAGACCGAAGGGTTATTCGATGCGGATATGTTTCGTGCGATGAAAAATACGGGAATACTAATCAATATCGGCCGCGGCAAAGTGGTCCAATTGCATGCACTGACCAGCGCATTGCAATCCGGGCAGATCGGCGGTGCGGGTCTCGATGTATATGAAGAGGAACCGCTGCCGCAAGATCACGCCCTGTGGTCCATGGAAAATGTAATTTTGACGCCACATGTGGCAGGTGCTTCGCCCGAAATAGACAAGCGCAGAAAGGCATTAATTGTGGAAAATGTGCGTCGATTCTGCGCGGGAGAACCCCTGTTAAACGTGGTGGATAACCAGAGGGGCTATGTCGTGGATGCGACATCGATTTGGAAAACATAA
- a CDS encoding sulfatase-like hydrolase/transferase, with protein MAHLPNILIILGDDHGYGDISAHQGPHIQTPNIDRIAENGIRLTQFYANSSVCSPSRAALMTGRYPDRVGVPGVIRTYPESNWGYFSRDAITLPSMLKQKDYHTSIIGKWHLGLEPENHPCKRGFDHFHGFLGDMMDDYYTHLRHDQNYMQKDLEVIDPRGHATDLFTEWATEVIHGHAHSSQPFFLYLAYNAPHTPIQPPEDWIDRVRQREPDASPERVKYIALVEHMDAGIGRVLDALEQTGQLSNTLVIYTSDNGGQLNVGATNGDLKGGKGQMYEGGIRVPTCAMWADGIEKGQVCDNVAMLMDLFPTACEIAGVSVNHEIEGLSILPTLRGETQNFSDRVMYWVRKDGGPSFLGLNQHAVRRGNIKLLHNSPFEPLELYDLGNDPQETSDQAKTGAFREMGELLQTEMQQNGSIPWQS; from the coding sequence ATGGCGCATTTGCCAAATATCCTGATAATCCTGGGCGATGATCACGGTTACGGCGATATCTCGGCACATCAAGGACCGCATATTCAAACGCCAAATATCGACCGCATTGCTGAAAACGGCATTCGCCTGACGCAGTTCTACGCAAATTCATCCGTATGTTCCCCCAGTCGCGCAGCACTGATGACCGGGCGATATCCGGATCGAGTTGGCGTGCCGGGCGTGATTCGCACTTACCCCGAGAGTAATTGGGGATATTTCAGTCGCGATGCCATAACACTGCCATCAATGCTCAAACAAAAAGACTATCACACATCCATTATTGGAAAATGGCACCTGGGCCTCGAGCCAGAGAACCATCCGTGCAAGCGTGGATTTGATCATTTCCACGGTTTTCTGGGCGACATGATGGACGATTATTACACGCATTTGCGACACGACCAGAATTACATGCAGAAAGACCTCGAGGTGATTGACCCGCGGGGACACGCAACGGATCTATTTACAGAATGGGCGACCGAGGTAATTCACGGACACGCGCATTCGTCACAACCGTTCTTCCTCTATCTGGCTTATAATGCGCCACACACGCCCATTCAACCGCCAGAAGATTGGATCGACCGGGTGCGCCAGCGCGAGCCTGATGCCTCGCCCGAACGGGTGAAATACATCGCACTGGTCGAGCACATGGATGCGGGCATTGGTCGGGTCCTGGACGCGCTTGAGCAAACCGGACAACTCTCCAATACTCTCGTGATTTACACATCGGACAATGGCGGACAGCTAAATGTGGGCGCAACCAACGGTGATTTAAAAGGCGGAAAGGGACAGATGTATGAAGGCGGCATTCGGGTACCCACCTGTGCAATGTGGGCAGATGGAATTGAGAAAGGCCAGGTATGTGATAACGTTGCCATGCTGATGGACCTATTCCCCACAGCCTGCGAAATAGCAGGTGTATCGGTCAACCATGAAATCGAAGGACTGTCTATTTTGCCAACGCTGAGAGGAGAAACGCAGAATTTTTCTGATCGCGTGATGTACTGGGTGCGAAAAGACGGGGGTCCCTCATTCCTCGGACTAAACCAGCACGCTGTTCGACGCGGCAACATCAAATTGTTGCACAACAGTCCTTTTGAACCACTGGAACTCTATGATCTGGGCAATGACCCTCAAGAAACATCGGATCAGGCAAAAACAGGCGCATTTCGGGAAATGGGTGAGTTGTTGCAGACGGAAATGCAGCAAAACGGCAGTATCCCCTGGCAGTCTTAA